GTTTGTGGGTCCCCAGTCTGTCTTACCCAACACTGTAAGGTTGATTAGCCCCAACCCGTTGGTGTAGAAATCTGGCGGGTTATTAACATGACAGATGTAGGTTCCAGTATCTGAGGGGTGGACATCAGTTAGTTTCAGGGTGGCCACTCCTCCTGTGGGAGGGTTCTGAAACAGACTGGCCCGCTTTGCCTTAGAACCAGTTGGATACAAATGTCCATTAGTGAAATACAGGATCTGAGGAGAAGCAGAACACATACTTATGCTCCTTTTCTTGCTTGGCATCAACTCTCTACAGTTTTTTCTTGAAAGGTCCCTCCCTTATATCAGCCAATGAAGCTGTCACTCTGCAGGCAGAACCCTATCTCCCCAGTTACCAGTCCTTCCCAGGTGCTAAATGTACTATATTCATTGCTTTCAGCTAAGTATGGCCCTCAATTTGGGGGGAGGGATACAAATATTCCTGGAAGGGACAGCATTTTATCCTACTTTCAATCACAACATCTGAGTGTCAATTAATAGCGTTTATTAACTGAAGCTGGGACTGCACTAACACAGGGGAGTGGCATATGGGTATTCAAAACCATCTCTGTGATCTGTGACTGCAGATTACTGTCCTAGGATCTAGAAAAGGTCCACTTATTTTTTCATCCAACCATGCTGATCTCCCAAGGCACCTCCTTTCCCTCACCGGGTGGGCCCCCTTGTTCCCGCCTCTCGGGGCCTACCCAGCTGGCTACAGCACAAAGGCCCTTCCCTCCCCCGCACCCCCACCTCCTCGGCTCACAGGCAGGGACGCAGAGATGGGCTTCCCAGGCTGCACAAAGCTCCATTCCAGGACGAAGTTGTCTGTCACCGACGTGCTGTAGCTGCAGGCTAGCTCGGCAGTCTTCCCCACCGGCGTGCTCAGGGGTTCCGCAGGCACATGCACCTCCACTGCCGGCCCAGGGGCTGGGGTCGCACAGGGAGGAGCGCTCAGACCAACAGCCAGGggctgagagggggaggggtcaggggCCGGGCTCCAAATCTTGGTGGTCTGGGGCCGGGCCCACCTGTCTTCCACTAAGAGGCTGGGCGTTCCCTACCCCCCCAACTCCTCCTTTCTCAAAACCTGAAGTTCCAGGAGGGAGGGGCACACATCACAGCCCTGTTCTGTAGGTAAAAGGAGGAGACTGGCCAGGTATGAGGGTGTGTTTGTCAGGAAGAGGAAAACAATGGTTCTGTGGTGTTTCAACCCTCCAGGGAAGGCCTAACTCACTGGCCGGTTTGCTTGCCTAGTCCTAGCCCTACCAGCCCTGGACACCCCCTCCCTGGCCTCACGCAGCCCCCATCGCTGCCCCAGTCCCCTCCTCACCAGTCCAGTAGACCAAGCCCAGCAGCGACCtgcagaacaaagaacccaggaGCCGGGCCATGGCCATGTCCTGCTGTCTTTGGTCTTGTGTCCCCGTCCAGGTCCAGGAAAGGAAGGCGGTGCCTATAGGGCAGTCTCCCGGTGCTGGGTAGGGACGAGACTGACTATCTCAGAGCAAATAAAGGGAGAGGCCAGCACCCTCAAGTAAGGAAATGCCTCTCTCCATGCCCAGTTTTGGAGGCTTTTTAGCTTTACTCTATTCTTCTGTTCTGCTCCCCCCAATGTCTGAAGCTGTCAGGCTCTGGGGAAAGGACCAGAATGGGGGTGGGCACTTGAAGGGAAGGGGTCAGAACTGCAACTCTGTAGGAAAGAGTGTCCTGGAGGCAGAGGTAGGTGGTCTGACAACCTGTGAGCTGACAAATGACATCACCGCTTTGGTGCTCAACACCAAAGACCCTTTCTGACCTCTTCAGAGACTTGTTCCTTCCAAGCCCCTCATCTTCTCCCTGAGATCCCTTCTCTGACACTTTTATCACCACTGGCTAAGATAGGAGTCTCCATGGAAACTACAGCTGCCTCCCTTCTCTCAGAGCCACTCCTTTTTATGAACAGAGAGGCTGAGACTTGGAGAAAGTGTTTGTTAAGGGTTTGGTGGTCTGGATGAGGGGCGACCCAGTCACATTCCTCTTCCCTATCcttgaagaaaaagcaagaaattaaGTGCACATACACCCAAGCTCTGAGCACTTGGGCTCTGGCAGAAAGTGCACCAATTTCATTCTCTTGCTGCTCAGAGCGGGTTAGGGTCCTCTCATCCTCGagctctttgtgcctctcccatGCCACCTGGCAGCAAATGACCCTATTAAAGATTCTAGAAGAGCTATCCTGAGCCAGTAGGGCAGCCACTGTCTGGAGAAGCCATCCTGGGTACACAGCCTGGATAGGGGTCCTCTGCATCATCCTCAACTTCTGGGAATTCTAATTTTGAAAAGGTAATTTGACTCACTTTCCATACAAACAGAATGTATCTTTattgaaatttgtaaaataaaaacaaaaacacatttcaAAACACACATTTCAAGTTAGTTTAACAAATATCTTCTCTATTCCCTGCCCCAACAAAACCCAACCAAGCCAGCAGGATGGGTGACATTAACACAGGGAGCTGGAATGGAAGTGAAGGACGGTGTTAGGTATGAGTGGGACGGATAGAGAGATCAAGGGGGCCAGAAGAACTCATTGACTGGCAGTCCACACCAAggtctggggggggggtagaCAATCTCAACAGTATTTCTCTTGCAGTTTCAGGGAGGCCTCAGGAGGGGGAGGAGGCTCTTAATAATCTTaggtccattttcttttctcctcctacctCCTGGAAGCTTGAGTCTTAACTAAGACCCAGTTTTTCCATAGTAAAGAAAGGTGGGGGCAGAGGACTGGAGATCTAGAAGGTAGCCACCCTCCCAGACTCAGGCCTCTGTGTCAGGATGACCCCATAGTGATTACTATAGGAAAGAGAGAAACCAGATGGCTCTGCCACCAAATGGCTGGACCATCACACCAGAGACCCAGCCTGACTCTGGGCGGGCACCATCACGGGGACAGCACCCTTGCGGTTCAGAGCGGAGGAAGAGACCCCCCCAGGGCTGGGTGTGGGCGTCAGTGCACCAGGCCTGGGATGGCTTTGGGGGGAACCAAAGGCTGGTGCCAAGGTGACAGAGGAAAGGGTCCCATTCTTGGAGATTGTGTCTGAGCCCTTGGGCCAGGGCATCTGGGTCCGAGGAGCGATGGCATCTTCCCTATTTACCAAAGAAGTAATAAGGTCAAAAACTGAAAGGATGAAAGTTCCTACATGCTTTGTTTtactctccccttccctcacttCAACTCTCCCGTAAAATCTACCTATA
The DNA window shown above is from Saccopteryx bilineata isolate mSacBil1 chromosome 2, mSacBil1_pri_phased_curated, whole genome shotgun sequence and carries:
- the VSIG2 gene encoding V-set and immunoglobulin domain-containing protein 2 isoform X3 encodes the protein MAMARLLGSLFCRSLLGLVYWTAPGPAVEVHVPAEPLSTPVGKTAELACSYSTSVTDNFVLEWSFVQPGKPISASLPILYFTNGHLYPTGSKAKRASLFQNPPTGGVATLKLTDVHPSDTGTYICHVNNPPDFYTNGLGLINLTVLVPPSSPLCSQTGQISLGGSATLRCSSSSGAPRPVYNWVHLGSSPTPSPGSMVQDDVSGQLILNNLSLASSGTYRCVATNQMGSASCELTFSVTDAIAPGISEQTSLRADSSNGLLEKSPSASTVKTNNSKLPMVV